Sequence from the Thermoanaerobaculia bacterium genome:
CCACATTTTTTCTTACAATAATATTCTTGTCTAACTCATACGAGAACGATGTAATACCCGATACAGCTTCACCTGGTTTTCCGGATCCCGTACCGGACCATTTCCCCATAAGGAACTGAAACGGTTTCCAGACATCATGTTCCTGTGAAAGGACGGTCACCGGAAACAGAAGAAAAACAATGATTGTAGAAACCGCACTCCTTAGGATGGCGTTTTTTCTCATGCATCTCTCCTTATACATGTTCAGGTTCCCGGCTGAGGTATTCACCTATTTATGCTCATTGGGTTTTGAAGATTCTACCTGCGGATATCCCACAGTCTGGGAGAGAATGACTCGATAATCCTCTGACAGGTTCAAAGCTTTTGCCAGAGCTTCCCGGTCGATGGAACCGCGCACCACGGCCCTCAATCCCTCCGATGCGCAGTACAAATATACATTCTGGCAGATAAAGCCCGTGTCCGCGGCAGAGTAGAGATCCTGATCTTCAGGCTTTGAACCGGCCATTTTCGACCGATCCGCCACGTAGACAAGATTCATGGGAGCCGTCGCAACAAAATCCTGCACGCCTGCCAGTTTTCGAATATCCCCTGCTTTGATGTATTTCAGAATGTTGGGTTTGGCTTCATACTGATAAACTCCTTCTTCTAGAAAGACAAAAATTTCCACTTCCTGCCAATTTCTGGCGGATGGAGCGGTCCGTTTCCCGGTATCGGGTCGATTCACTCCAAATGCCGCCCAGAGAAGATTGGACATGACCTGGAGAGGAAGCTTCTCTGGACTGAAGTTCCTGGTGGAGTGCCGTTCCTTGAGCACCTGCATAAGCGGCTTTCCTCCCTCCATCTGCGGAGCGGGCAGTTGGATATCCTTTAACTCCGTCGTCTCACCCCATACTGTCAGGGAGAACAGGAACATCAGCACGGCGCAAAACCCCGTTTTCACATTTGCCATTCCGTCACCTCCACCGAACCTCGGGATGTTAATTCCCAAATTCTTATTACTTCGCTTGTTTCAGCTCGATCGGTTTCGCTTTTATCCGACTATGCCACACATTGAACCGTTCACCCCAGAAGGCATCGACTTCATACGTTGCCTCCACACCGTCACAGTCACCGCGTACGATCTGGTAGGGATTAAGCATGGCAATCTCTCCAGATTTCAATGTCACGGGACTGAGATCGTAGAGACTGGGAACAAGCTGATTGGTACCATATCGGCCCCTGGTATACGAA
This genomic interval carries:
- a CDS encoding nitroreductase family protein, with protein sequence MANVKTGFCAVLMFLFSLTVWGETTELKDIQLPAPQMEGGKPLMQVLKERHSTRNFSPEKLPLQVMSNLLWAAFGVNRPDTGKRTAPSARNWQEVEIFVFLEEGVYQYEAKPNILKYIKAGDIRKLAGVQDFVATAPMNLVYVADRSKMAGSKPEDQDLYSAADTGFICQNVYLYCASEGLRAVVRGSIDREALAKALNLSEDYRVILSQTVGYPQVESSKPNEHK